The following are encoded together in the Dehalococcoidales bacterium genome:
- the argS gene encoding arginine--tRNA ligase: protein MTNILTLKQKLTLEIENAIKKAQAEGTLPQVPVPAVILEHPQRCEHGDIATSLPLKCTRAMAKKPADIAYEITRNLSHMPEISRVEVALPGFINFTISSAWLSSQVDMILSQPDSCTRIDVGKGEKIQVEYVSVNPTGPLHVGHGRGAVLGSTLANVLGACGYAVSREYYINDAGSQIDAFKRSLFARYQQEFGIEAEVPQEGYFGAYMVTIAQELIAEVGRKYLDMPSNDAIHELGEMGLNKMIAEIKTELSILKVDFDEWFSERSLYNEGYFQKAMSILQEGGYLANKEFATWFVSTSLGDSKDNVVIRSDGSPTYFAADIAYHYNKFIIRGFDRVIDIWGADHQGHVSRMKSVLSAMNIDPERLDVIISQMVTLKRGGELVRISKRSGELITLKEVVEEVGADACRYFFLSRSADSQMDFDLELALRESAENPVYYIQYAHARIASILRLAHDEAISHVDGDTTLLNDPSELALIRKLVELPEVIGLVAKTLEPHHLAYYALDLATLFHSFYKQCRVVQKDQPELSRARLKLVIAAKSVFASTLRLMGMSVPDAM from the coding sequence ATGACTAATATACTCACACTTAAACAAAAATTGACTCTTGAAATCGAAAATGCCATCAAGAAGGCACAGGCTGAAGGAACTTTACCACAGGTACCAGTTCCTGCTGTTATCCTCGAACACCCTCAGCGCTGCGAGCACGGAGATATCGCAACCAGTCTTCCCCTCAAATGCACTCGCGCTATGGCCAAAAAACCCGCTGATATTGCCTATGAAATCACCCGTAATCTTTCTCATATGCCAGAAATCTCCAGAGTAGAAGTGGCTCTGCCCGGTTTTATAAATTTCACCATCTCTTCGGCATGGCTCTCTTCCCAAGTGGACATGATACTCTCCCAACCTGATAGTTGTACTCGGATTGACGTCGGAAAAGGCGAGAAAATTCAAGTTGAGTATGTGAGTGTGAACCCAACTGGCCCCTTGCATGTTGGTCACGGACGGGGTGCCGTACTTGGCTCTACTCTCGCCAATGTGCTTGGTGCGTGTGGTTACGCTGTCAGCCGTGAATATTATATTAATGACGCTGGAAGCCAGATCGATGCTTTCAAACGCTCACTATTCGCTCGTTACCAGCAAGAATTCGGCATTGAAGCCGAAGTGCCCCAAGAAGGTTATTTTGGCGCCTATATGGTAACCATCGCCCAGGAGTTAATCGCTGAAGTTGGCAGAAAATACCTCGATATGCCATCAAATGATGCAATTCATGAGCTGGGTGAGATGGGCCTGAATAAAATGATTGCCGAAATAAAAACCGAACTCTCGATTTTAAAAGTTGATTTTGACGAATGGTTTTCTGAGCGCTCTTTATACAATGAAGGCTATTTCCAGAAAGCCATGAGCATATTGCAGGAAGGTGGCTATCTTGCCAACAAGGAGTTTGCCACCTGGTTTGTTTCCACCAGCCTCGGAGATAGCAAAGACAATGTTGTAATAAGAAGCGATGGCTCCCCCACTTATTTCGCTGCTGATATTGCCTATCATTACAACAAGTTTATCATACGCGGTTTTGACCGTGTCATTGATATATGGGGAGCAGACCACCAGGGACACGTATCACGGATGAAAAGCGTATTAAGCGCTATGAATATTGACCCTGAACGATTAGACGTAATTATTTCCCAGATGGTTACCCTCAAGCGAGGCGGCGAGTTAGTGCGAATATCCAAACGCAGTGGCGAACTAATCACACTCAAGGAAGTGGTAGAGGAAGTTGGCGCTGATGCTTGCCGTTATTTCTTTCTTTCCCGTTCAGCCGATTCTCAGATGGATTTTGATTTGGAATTGGCGTTGCGCGAGTCCGCCGAAAACCCTGTTTACTATATCCAATATGCTCATGCTCGTATCGCCAGCATTCTCCGCCTGGCACATGATGAAGCTATATCTCATGTCGACGGAGATACTACCCTGTTGAATGATCCTTCTGAGCTTGCCTTGATACGAAAACTCGTGGAACTCCCTGAAGTGATCGGCTTGGTAGCTAAAACACTGGAACCCCATCACCTGGCTTACTATGCACTGGATTTGGCTACTCTTTTCCACAGCTTTTACAAGCAATGTCGAGTTGTACAAAAAGATCAACCGGAGCTGTCACGTGCGCGGCTCAAATTGGTAATAGCCGCCAAATCAGTATTTGCCTCTACACTGCGCTTGATGGGAATGTCCGTCCCTGATGCAATGTAG
- the recG gene encoding ATP-dependent DNA helicase RecG, which translates to MDLETLQKIFRLEAQKGYLDTAVIGGIDRFLDNWTQHNLIKPPTPTETSLLKRIVSRKVRYSSMSPEERKTWIGQLGKIITPKSTEAASTPRPKRTNTPAKTIKDNQPISASLESPVTILKGISTVYAEKLARLGVKTIRDMLFLFPFRHLDYSRLKTISQLTEGQEETIIANIWEVRKVNIGGRPSTEAILGDSTGNIRAVWFNNPYLVRQLTGSSQIVLSGRVRFFNGRPVYESPDWEFLDSTEELIHAGRLVPVYPLTKGLHQRALRKTIKSTVDQFSGFVKEYLPANIINRNNLLPVYQAINQAHFPDSIELKDRARIRLAFDELFLLQLGVLKKKKQWQVNKTSPIKANQRLLSTFVNGLPYELTAAQKRVINEILGDLALDIPMSRLLQGEVGSGKTIVALVALLATVATGRQASLMAPTEILAQQHFKAVTNLLESVFGPALNNGNSNIFEIEPGINAAVTLLTSDIKPAAKREIKENIANGSVNIIIGTHAIIQEEVTFKDLGFLVIDEQHRFGVLQRQALRKKGDNPHVLVMTATPIPRTLALTLYGDLDLSVIDELPPGRQIIKTRWLKPEETYKAYNFIRKQVSEGRQVFIICPLVEESDSLQAKAATQEYERLSREIFPNLRIGLLHGRMKAAEKEKVMKEFHSGTLEVLVATPVVEVGIDVPNATVILIQSANRFGLSQLHQFRGRVGRGAYQSYCMLLAENTTEIGAERLKAIEELHDGFKLAEKDLELRGPGEFFGTRQSGIPDLKMARLSDVPLLELARREAISLFSSDPSLEKSGHALLSEELKRVWQNKGTSIS; encoded by the coding sequence GTGGACCTGGAAACTCTACAAAAAATATTCCGGCTCGAAGCCCAGAAAGGTTACCTCGATACAGCCGTAATCGGTGGTATCGACCGTTTTCTGGATAATTGGACGCAGCATAACCTGATTAAGCCTCCGACACCAACGGAAACATCGCTTTTAAAACGGATTGTTTCTCGCAAAGTCAGATATTCCTCCATGAGTCCGGAAGAAAGGAAAACATGGATAGGGCAGCTTGGAAAAATCATTACTCCTAAATCAACAGAAGCTGCCAGTACTCCCCGGCCAAAACGCACCAATACTCCTGCTAAGACTATTAAAGATAACCAGCCAATTTCGGCCAGCCTTGAATCACCAGTTACCATTTTAAAAGGCATCAGCACAGTTTACGCTGAAAAACTCGCACGACTTGGTGTAAAAACCATCCGGGATATGCTCTTTTTATTCCCCTTTCGCCATCTGGATTACAGTCGTCTGAAAACTATATCCCAGCTAACTGAAGGTCAAGAAGAGACAATTATTGCCAACATCTGGGAGGTTAGAAAAGTCAATATCGGCGGTCGTCCCAGCACTGAAGCAATTCTAGGTGATAGTACCGGCAATATCCGCGCTGTCTGGTTTAATAATCCATATCTTGTGCGTCAGCTAACTGGTTCAAGCCAAATTGTGCTCAGTGGTCGCGTGCGCTTTTTTAACGGACGGCCAGTATATGAATCTCCAGACTGGGAATTTCTGGATTCTACCGAAGAACTGATTCACGCAGGCAGATTGGTACCAGTGTATCCACTTACAAAAGGCCTCCATCAGCGAGCTCTTAGAAAAACCATTAAGAGCACAGTCGATCAGTTCTCCGGTTTTGTTAAAGAATATCTTCCAGCTAACATTATCAATCGCAATAATCTGCTGCCCGTATACCAGGCAATTAACCAGGCGCATTTTCCAGATTCTATTGAGCTTAAAGACCGGGCACGCATCAGACTCGCTTTTGATGAGCTGTTCTTGCTCCAGCTCGGTGTACTGAAAAAAAAGAAACAGTGGCAGGTAAACAAAACCAGCCCAATTAAAGCAAATCAGCGCTTATTGTCCACCTTTGTTAATGGTCTTCCTTATGAATTAACTGCGGCGCAAAAAAGGGTAATTAACGAGATACTTGGAGATTTGGCGCTGGATATACCGATGTCTCGCCTACTCCAGGGTGAAGTTGGCAGCGGTAAAACTATTGTTGCTTTAGTCGCCCTGCTTGCGACGGTAGCTACCGGCAGACAAGCGTCTTTAATGGCGCCTACCGAGATTCTTGCCCAACAACACTTTAAAGCAGTTACTAATCTGCTCGAATCAGTCTTTGGACCTGCGCTGAATAATGGAAACTCAAACATTTTTGAAATTGAACCTGGTATAAACGCTGCGGTAACATTGCTCACCAGTGATATTAAACCAGCCGCTAAACGAGAGATTAAAGAAAATATAGCCAATGGTAGCGTTAATATTATTATTGGCACCCACGCCATCATACAGGAAGAGGTGACCTTTAAAGATCTTGGCTTTTTGGTAATCGATGAGCAGCATCGGTTTGGAGTGTTACAACGGCAGGCTTTAAGAAAAAAGGGCGATAATCCCCATGTTCTGGTGATGACGGCAACTCCTATCCCCAGAACACTTGCCCTTACGCTGTATGGTGATTTGGATCTTTCTGTAATTGACGAACTGCCTCCGGGAAGACAGATAATCAAAACCCGGTGGCTAAAGCCCGAAGAGACCTATAAAGCATATAATTTCATACGCAAACAGGTTTCTGAAGGACGGCAGGTTTTTATTATATGCCCTCTAGTAGAAGAATCGGATTCCTTGCAAGCAAAAGCAGCCACCCAGGAATATGAGCGGCTAAGCCGAGAAATATTCCCAAATCTGCGCATCGGTTTGTTACATGGCCGCATGAAAGCAGCGGAAAAAGAAAAAGTCATGAAAGAATTTCATTCCGGAACACTCGAAGTTCTGGTTGCAACACCAGTAGTGGAGGTGGGCATCGACGTTCCAAACGCTACGGTTATTTTAATACAAAGCGCCAACCGTTTTGGGCTTTCCCAGCTTCATCAGTTTCGCGGTCGTGTAGGACGAGGCGCGTACCAGAGTTATTGTATGTTACTTGCCGAAAATACAACTGAAATTGGCGCTGAACGCTTGAAAGCCATCGAAGAACTTCATGATGGTTTCAAATTGGCAGAAAAGGACCTTGAATTGCGTGGTCCGGGAGAATTCTTCGGCACGCGCCAATCTGGTATCCCTGATCTTAAAATGGCGCGCCTCAGCGATGTTCCCTTACTCGAATTAGCACGACGAGAAGCAATCAGCCTTTTTTCTTCTGACCCGAGCCTGGAAAAATCGGGGCATGCGCTACTTTCTGAAGAACTCAAACGAGTATGGCAAAATAAGGGAACCAGTATTAGCTAA
- a CDS encoding DegV family protein → MSIKVVTDSTADLPEELIREYGIEVVPAYVLLNGKTYRDGIDISQDELYRRMVDMQETVTTSQPPPADFAEVYRSLLKEVDHIISIQVTGRLSGIYASALSAKNMLEEGSRVHVVDSQLTSMGMGMLTVLAAQMARAGNTIEKIVNEIKAAINNTHIWATFDTLKYLHRGGRIGKAKALVGSMLNIKPLLTMRDGEIFPIGVARTRNRAIDRLIELANSITNIQDMAIVHSTSPDEAQSMKYRLGNISLPRPISISKLGPALGVHGGPGTLVVAVRKKAEEISQRTISELAEKRLFTLPSLPEIKLPKLRFVSQ, encoded by the coding sequence ATGTCAATTAAAGTGGTTACCGATTCTACTGCAGATTTGCCGGAAGAACTCATTCGTGAGTATGGAATAGAAGTTGTACCGGCGTATGTCCTTCTTAATGGAAAAACCTACCGGGATGGGATCGATATATCCCAAGATGAACTATATCGGCGTATGGTAGACATGCAAGAAACCGTTACCACTTCCCAACCACCTCCAGCCGATTTCGCAGAAGTTTATCGCTCTCTTCTGAAAGAAGTGGATCATATAATTTCGATCCAGGTAACCGGTCGATTAAGCGGTATTTATGCTTCTGCTTTATCTGCTAAAAACATGCTTGAAGAAGGTAGCCGTGTTCATGTTGTAGACTCCCAACTAACTTCTATGGGAATGGGCATGCTTACTGTTCTCGCGGCACAAATGGCCAGAGCCGGCAATACAATCGAAAAAATAGTCAATGAAATTAAAGCGGCTATAAATAACACTCACATATGGGCAACATTCGATACTCTTAAATACCTCCATCGTGGGGGAAGAATTGGAAAAGCAAAAGCTCTTGTGGGAAGCATGCTGAATATTAAACCGCTGCTAACCATGCGAGATGGAGAAATTTTCCCGATCGGGGTAGCCCGTACCCGTAATCGAGCAATCGATCGTTTGATAGAACTTGCGAACTCTATTACAAACATACAAGATATGGCAATAGTACATTCCACCTCCCCTGATGAAGCTCAATCAATGAAATACCGCCTCGGTAATATCAGCCTGCCTCGTCCTATTTCTATCTCGAAACTGGGCCCAGCGCTTGGTGTTCATGGCGGCCCGGGGACTTTGGTGGTTGCTGTACGTAAAAAAGCGGAAGAAATTTCACAACGCACGATCAGCGAGCTGGCAGAAAAAAGGCTTTTTACTTTACCATCTTTGCCTGAGATTAAATTACCTAAATTACGTTTTGTGTCGCAATAA
- a CDS encoding DegV family protein, whose translation MVKIVTDSTSDITRDLALSLGITVVPLTVFFGKQSFLDRVEMSTDEFYERLVEDVFPTTTQPSPGVFAEVYNQLAEETSEIVVIVISGKLSGTYQSAVSATSMVKKKGVKIEVIDSRSTAMGLGLLAINAAQKAKTGAKLEEVASSVRTNINRCHPYVYFETLKYLAKGGRVGKAQGLVGSLLSIKPIVTLDDGEVSPAARVRSKKAGLDHLYNFAAQYSGNIEAIAVEHATTPDDANTLVERLAEIFPKDKIIRSTMSPVLGTYMGPNVVGVFILEGEKTT comes from the coding sequence ATGGTCAAGATAGTCACAGACTCGACTTCGGATATTACCCGCGATCTTGCACTATCGCTCGGGATAACTGTTGTGCCGCTTACTGTTTTCTTTGGCAAACAGTCATTTCTCGACAGGGTAGAAATGTCTACCGATGAGTTTTATGAACGCCTGGTTGAAGATGTCTTTCCAACCACCACCCAGCCTTCACCGGGTGTTTTTGCCGAAGTCTATAACCAGCTGGCCGAAGAAACTAGCGAAATAGTTGTTATTGTGATATCAGGCAAATTAAGCGGCACTTATCAATCCGCAGTCAGTGCCACAAGCATGGTAAAGAAAAAGGGAGTAAAAATTGAAGTCATCGATTCCCGCAGTACCGCTATGGGACTCGGGTTATTGGCTATCAACGCTGCCCAGAAAGCCAAAACAGGCGCCAAGCTGGAAGAAGTTGCTTCTTCCGTCCGAACCAATATAAATCGTTGCCATCCGTATGTTTATTTTGAGACTCTAAAGTATCTAGCCAAAGGTGGGCGCGTTGGCAAGGCACAGGGGCTGGTAGGTTCCCTTCTTTCCATCAAGCCAATCGTAACCCTGGACGATGGAGAAGTATCCCCGGCTGCACGCGTACGTTCCAAGAAAGCTGGTCTTGACCATCTTTATAATTTCGCCGCCCAATACTCTGGCAATATAGAGGCCATAGCGGTTGAACATGCAACAACTCCCGATGATGCCAATACACTGGTGGAACGTCTTGCAGAAATCTTTCCCAAGGATAAAATTATCCGCTCCACCATGAGCCCGGTACTCGGCACTTATATGGGGCCAAACGTAGTCGGAGTGTTTATTCTCGAAGGGGAAAAGACCACCTAA
- a CDS encoding DAK2 domain-containing protein — MQFTRTLSGKDFHEMFLVATEWLEKSVADVNALNVFPVPDGDTGTNMLLTMHSALDEVKDPSAATVAEVAKTMSRGALMGARGNSGVILSQIIAGLSRSLEEVETCDGRCIAKAFEQASITAYKGISNPVEGTILTVIKDVAKAAKAKSLNGTSDIVSIMEEAVTAASESVANTPALLKVLREAGVVDAGGQGLCIILDGALRYLKGEADAMQFRKPQIIPSKVPLTPHSITTPESICDDEVPFGYCTNLLLKGQSLDVEKITTKLKKRGESLVVVGDDKTIRIHVHTLDPGWVIGYLTTLGTLDNVHIQNMDEQHEDFIEMQKEKAPAGGISMVAVVAGDGFAEVFSSLGVSFIVPGGQTMNPSTKDIFQAVEKCAAENIIILPNNKNIILAAEQVKKLTEKNIHVVPSKTMPQGIAALLAFDYDADFDTNHKLMSEAINSVATIEITQAVRSTQVNGLDIQKKQYISILDGQIISADDSLQNSLNQAFEQIDISAAEVVTVYYGESEDGAGAESVSASITGKYPHLQAEIIKGGQRHYNYILSLE, encoded by the coding sequence ATGCAATTTACAAGAACCTTAAGCGGTAAGGACTTTCACGAAATGTTTTTGGTCGCAACCGAATGGCTGGAAAAAAGTGTTGCCGATGTAAACGCTTTAAATGTTTTCCCTGTTCCTGATGGAGATACCGGTACTAACATGCTCCTTACCATGCACTCGGCACTTGATGAAGTCAAAGATCCAAGTGCTGCAACAGTTGCCGAAGTGGCAAAAACAATGTCCCGCGGTGCGCTTATGGGAGCCCGCGGCAACAGTGGCGTTATCCTTTCCCAGATAATAGCCGGGTTATCTCGCAGCCTTGAAGAAGTAGAAACCTGTGATGGCCGCTGTATAGCCAAAGCATTTGAACAAGCTTCTATCACCGCCTACAAAGGCATTAGCAATCCGGTTGAAGGAACTATTCTGACCGTAATTAAAGATGTCGCAAAAGCTGCCAAAGCCAAGTCTCTTAATGGAACTAGCGACATTGTTTCCATTATGGAAGAAGCTGTTACTGCTGCCAGTGAATCTGTAGCCAATACACCCGCTCTGCTCAAGGTGCTAAGAGAAGCAGGGGTAGTGGATGCTGGCGGCCAGGGGTTATGTATCATACTGGATGGAGCACTCAGATACCTCAAAGGGGAAGCTGATGCCATGCAGTTCCGCAAACCTCAAATTATTCCATCTAAAGTACCACTGACACCCCACAGCATCACCACTCCAGAATCTATTTGCGATGATGAAGTACCTTTTGGCTATTGTACTAACTTGCTGCTAAAGGGACAGTCTCTGGATGTGGAAAAAATTACCACAAAATTAAAAAAACGCGGTGAGTCTCTTGTTGTCGTCGGGGACGATAAGACAATAAGAATTCATGTTCATACCCTAGATCCGGGCTGGGTGATTGGATATCTCACCACGTTAGGCACACTTGATAATGTTCATATACAAAATATGGACGAACAACATGAAGACTTTATTGAAATGCAAAAAGAAAAAGCTCCTGCTGGTGGCATCTCGATGGTCGCTGTTGTAGCTGGTGACGGGTTTGCCGAAGTGTTCTCCAGCCTGGGGGTGAGTTTTATTGTACCTGGCGGCCAAACTATGAACCCTTCCACCAAGGATATATTCCAGGCGGTAGAAAAATGCGCAGCCGAAAATATCATCATCCTGCCCAATAACAAAAACATAATATTAGCTGCTGAGCAAGTAAAAAAACTTACCGAAAAAAACATACACGTCGTTCCCAGTAAAACCATGCCCCAGGGTATTGCTGCCCTGTTGGCTTTTGACTATGATGCAGACTTTGATACCAATCATAAATTAATGAGTGAAGCCATAAACTCTGTTGCGACAATTGAAATAACCCAGGCAGTTCGCTCCACTCAGGTTAACGGTCTTGACATTCAGAAAAAACAGTATATATCTATACTTGACGGTCAGATTATATCAGCTGATGACAGTCTTCAAAACAGCCTCAACCAGGCCTTTGAACAGATTGACATCTCAGCAGCCGAAGTAGTAACCGTATATTATGGCGAAAGCGAAGATGGAGCCGGTGCCGAATCTGTGTCGGCTTCTATAACCGGAAAGTACCCTCATTTACAAGCAGAAATAATAAAGGGCGGTCAACGCCACTACAACTACATTCTGTCTCTAGAATAA
- the rpmB gene encoding 50S ribosomal protein L28, whose product MKCEFCGKSVQFGHNVSHSKRRTNRKWSANIHSSKIAIDGKILRLKLCTRCRRTQRRVAANG is encoded by the coding sequence ATGAAATGTGAATTCTGTGGTAAAAGTGTACAATTTGGGCATAATGTATCCCACTCAAAAAGGCGCACCAATCGCAAGTGGTCTGCAAATATCCATTCTTCAAAGATTGCAATAGATGGCAAGATTTTGCGTTTGAAGCTTTGTACCCGCTGTCGTCGCACCCAGCGCCGAGTAGCTGCAAACGGATAA